A single genomic interval of Carassius gibelio isolate Cgi1373 ecotype wild population from Czech Republic chromosome A22, carGib1.2-hapl.c, whole genome shotgun sequence harbors:
- the LOC127942665 gene encoding zinc finger and BTB domain-containing protein 7A isoform X2, giving the protein MILTGRRTDGRTDERVAAAIGGSAAGWWKMSSGAGGRGRREGRACGGTGEVEEGPVGIPFPEHSADLLGSLNRQRLSGLLCDVLIVAQESEFPAHRSVLASCSTYFHKLFTSGMAADRQKVYALDFVRPEALAALLDFAYTATLTVSRNSVVDILSAARVLEISPVQDVCTHLLDTKVLSPPAGSEQEEEQEEEELGKNGKEQSIRLRAREYLEFFQRGAHWDSSCSTPELRDLPAHLHFSHRNGADSNGTPIGPADYYSSLAQALSRPPREREDEIVDEECQDGPSVLARGKGAQAVMSIYAPTQNGHYYLHQTEPKSEIKVEGTGECEPEQGPASALLQQMMDSLERKRELATKGGGGEEDGPEGEEPDVEFYLKYFNSVQQEEATSAPMSPSLLPLWSVRGNGGGNQATGGGNSSERKMRSKAFQKCPICSKVIQGAGKLPRHIRTHTGEKPYECAICKVRFTRQDKLKVHMRKHTGEKPYLCTQCGAAFAHNYDLKNHMRVHTGLRPYQCSSCFKTFVRSDHLHRHLKKDGCNGIPSRRGRKPRIRDTELPEGPMELHGPEADIERGRRHPDRGTGTSVMEENHGSHTHSPAADGEGSEDLTSGQRNSVTS; this is encoded by the exons ACAGGCAGACGGACAGACGGCAGGACGGACGAACGGGTGGCGGCTGCGATTGGCGGCTCGGCGGCAGGCTGGTGGAAAATGTCGTCGGGAGCAGGTGGGCGGGGAAGACGTGAGGGGAGGGCCTGTGGGGGTACAGGCGAGGTAGAGGAAGGACCAGTGGGCATCCCCTTCCCCGAGCACAGTGCTGACCTGCTGGGCAGTCTCAATCGCCAACGGCTAAGTGGGCTACTGTGTGATGTGCTAATAGTGGCTCAAGAGAGCGAATTCCCTGCCCACCGCTCCGTGTTGGCTTCCTGCAGCACCTACTTTCACAAGCTTTTCACCTCGGGCATGGCTGCTGACCGCCAGAAAGTTTATGCGCTGGACTTTGTGCGGCCTGAGGCACTGGCCGCCCTTTTGGACTTTGCCTACACGGCCACACTCACAGTCAGCCGCAACAGTGTGGTTGACATCTTAAGCGCCGCCCGTGTGTTGGAGATCTCACCCGTTCAAGACGTCTGCACACACTTGCTGGACACCAAAGTGCTCTCCCCGCCG GCGGGTAGTGAGCAAGAAGAAGAACAGGAAGAGGAGGAACTAGGAAAGAATGGAAAAGAGCAGAGCATCCGGCTGCGTGCCCGTGAGTACTTGGAGTTCTTCCAGAGGGGGGCGCATTGGGATAGCAGCTGCAGCACGCCAGAGCTCAGGGACCTGCCTGCACACCTGCACTTTAGCCATCGCAATGGTGCTGACAGCAATGGCACACCCATCGGCCCTGCTGACTACTACTCCTCACTGGCCCAAGCCCTATCACGGCCACCTCGTGAACGCGAAGACGAGATTGTGGATGAGGAGTGCCAGGATGGACCTTCAGTTCTAGCTCGAGGGAAAGGTGCACAGGCTGTGATGTCCATTTATGCGCCAACTCAGAATGGACATTACTACCTCCATCAGACAGAGCCCAAATCAGAGATAAAGGTGGAGGGGACAGGTGAGTGTGAGCCTGAACAAGGCCCAGCCAGTGCTTTGCTACAACAGATGATGGACTCCTTGGAGCGGAAAAGGGAACTGGCCACAAAAGGTGGTGGAGGTGAGGAGGATGGACCGGAGGGTGAAGAGCCGGATGTGGAGTTTTACTTGAAGTACTTTAACAGTGTGCAGCAGGAGGAAGCCACCAGTGCCCCCATGTCTCCAAGTTTGCTACCACTGTGGTCAGTAAGGGGCAACGGAGGTGGAAATCAAGCGACTGGAGGGGGAAACAGCAGTGAGAGGAAGATGCGGTCTAAGGCCTTTCAGAAGTGCCCTATCTGCTCCAAGGTCATCCAAGGCGCAGGCAAGCTTCCACGCCACATCCGTACACACACAGGAGAAAAGCCCTACGAGTGCGCCATCTGCAAAGTGCGATTCACCAG GCAGGACAAGCTAAAGGTTCACATGCGCAAGCATACAGGAGAGAAGCCTTACCTGTGTACTCAGTGTGGTGCCGCCTTTGCCCACAACTACGACCTGAAGAATCACATGCGTGTGCACACGGGCTTGCGCCCCTACCAGTGCTCCAGCTGTTTTAAAACCTTCGTGCGCTCGGACCACCTCCACCGTCATCTCAAGAAAGACGGCTGCAACGGCATCCCTTCCCGTCGAGGCCGCAAGCCACGCATACGAGATACTGAGCTCCCGGAAGGTCCTATGGAACTTCATGGCCCAGAAGCAGACATTGAGAGAGGTCGGCGGCATCCGGACAGGGGCACTGGAACATCAGTCATGGAGGAAAATCACGGTAGTCACACGCACAGTCCGGCTGCTGATGGGGAAGGTAGTGAAGATTTGACCTCGGGACAAAGGAACTCTGTAACATCAtga
- the LOC127942665 gene encoding zinc finger and BTB domain-containing protein 7A isoform X3: MSSGAGGRGRREGRACGGTGEVEEGPVGIPFPEHSADLLGSLNRQRLSGLLCDVLIVAQESEFPAHRSVLASCSTYFHKLFTSGMAADRQKVYALDFVRPEALAALLDFAYTATLTVSRNSVVDILSAARVLEISPVQDVCTHLLDTKVLSPPAGSEQEEEQEEEELGKNGKEQSIRLRAREYLEFFQRGAHWDSSCSTPELRDLPAHLHFSHRNGADSNGTPIGPADYYSSLAQALSRPPREREDEIVDEECQDGPSVLARGKGAQAVMSIYAPTQNGHYYLHQTEPKSEIKVEGTGECEPEQGPASALLQQMMDSLERKRELATKGGGGEEDGPEGEEPDVEFYLKYFNSVQQEEATSAPMSPSLLPLWSVRGNGGGNQATGGGNSSERKMRSKAFQKCPICSKVIQGAGKLPRHIRTHTGEKPYECAICKVRFTRQDKLKVHMRKHTGEKPYLCTQCGAAFAHNYDLKNHMRVHTGLRPYQCSSCFKTFVRSDHLHRHLKKDGCNGIPSRRGRKPRIRDTELPEGPMELHGPEADIERGRRHPDRGTGTSVMEENHGSHTHSPAADGEGSEDLTSGQRNSVTS, from the exons ATGTCGTCGGGAGCAGGTGGGCGGGGAAGACGTGAGGGGAGGGCCTGTGGGGGTACAGGCGAGGTAGAGGAAGGACCAGTGGGCATCCCCTTCCCCGAGCACAGTGCTGACCTGCTGGGCAGTCTCAATCGCCAACGGCTAAGTGGGCTACTGTGTGATGTGCTAATAGTGGCTCAAGAGAGCGAATTCCCTGCCCACCGCTCCGTGTTGGCTTCCTGCAGCACCTACTTTCACAAGCTTTTCACCTCGGGCATGGCTGCTGACCGCCAGAAAGTTTATGCGCTGGACTTTGTGCGGCCTGAGGCACTGGCCGCCCTTTTGGACTTTGCCTACACGGCCACACTCACAGTCAGCCGCAACAGTGTGGTTGACATCTTAAGCGCCGCCCGTGTGTTGGAGATCTCACCCGTTCAAGACGTCTGCACACACTTGCTGGACACCAAAGTGCTCTCCCCGCCG GCGGGTAGTGAGCAAGAAGAAGAACAGGAAGAGGAGGAACTAGGAAAGAATGGAAAAGAGCAGAGCATCCGGCTGCGTGCCCGTGAGTACTTGGAGTTCTTCCAGAGGGGGGCGCATTGGGATAGCAGCTGCAGCACGCCAGAGCTCAGGGACCTGCCTGCACACCTGCACTTTAGCCATCGCAATGGTGCTGACAGCAATGGCACACCCATCGGCCCTGCTGACTACTACTCCTCACTGGCCCAAGCCCTATCACGGCCACCTCGTGAACGCGAAGACGAGATTGTGGATGAGGAGTGCCAGGATGGACCTTCAGTTCTAGCTCGAGGGAAAGGTGCACAGGCTGTGATGTCCATTTATGCGCCAACTCAGAATGGACATTACTACCTCCATCAGACAGAGCCCAAATCAGAGATAAAGGTGGAGGGGACAGGTGAGTGTGAGCCTGAACAAGGCCCAGCCAGTGCTTTGCTACAACAGATGATGGACTCCTTGGAGCGGAAAAGGGAACTGGCCACAAAAGGTGGTGGAGGTGAGGAGGATGGACCGGAGGGTGAAGAGCCGGATGTGGAGTTTTACTTGAAGTACTTTAACAGTGTGCAGCAGGAGGAAGCCACCAGTGCCCCCATGTCTCCAAGTTTGCTACCACTGTGGTCAGTAAGGGGCAACGGAGGTGGAAATCAAGCGACTGGAGGGGGAAACAGCAGTGAGAGGAAGATGCGGTCTAAGGCCTTTCAGAAGTGCCCTATCTGCTCCAAGGTCATCCAAGGCGCAGGCAAGCTTCCACGCCACATCCGTACACACACAGGAGAAAAGCCCTACGAGTGCGCCATCTGCAAAGTGCGATTCACCAG GCAGGACAAGCTAAAGGTTCACATGCGCAAGCATACAGGAGAGAAGCCTTACCTGTGTACTCAGTGTGGTGCCGCCTTTGCCCACAACTACGACCTGAAGAATCACATGCGTGTGCACACGGGCTTGCGCCCCTACCAGTGCTCCAGCTGTTTTAAAACCTTCGTGCGCTCGGACCACCTCCACCGTCATCTCAAGAAAGACGGCTGCAACGGCATCCCTTCCCGTCGAGGCCGCAAGCCACGCATACGAGATACTGAGCTCCCGGAAGGTCCTATGGAACTTCATGGCCCAGAAGCAGACATTGAGAGAGGTCGGCGGCATCCGGACAGGGGCACTGGAACATCAGTCATGGAGGAAAATCACGGTAGTCACACGCACAGTCCGGCTGCTGATGGGGAAGGTAGTGAAGATTTGACCTCGGGACAAAGGAACTCTGTAACATCAtga
- the LOC127942665 gene encoding zinc finger and BTB domain-containing protein 7A isoform X1, whose amino-acid sequence MLGALRRCQDQTGRRTDGRTDERVAAAIGGSAAGWWKMSSGAGGRGRREGRACGGTGEVEEGPVGIPFPEHSADLLGSLNRQRLSGLLCDVLIVAQESEFPAHRSVLASCSTYFHKLFTSGMAADRQKVYALDFVRPEALAALLDFAYTATLTVSRNSVVDILSAARVLEISPVQDVCTHLLDTKVLSPPAGSEQEEEQEEEELGKNGKEQSIRLRAREYLEFFQRGAHWDSSCSTPELRDLPAHLHFSHRNGADSNGTPIGPADYYSSLAQALSRPPREREDEIVDEECQDGPSVLARGKGAQAVMSIYAPTQNGHYYLHQTEPKSEIKVEGTGECEPEQGPASALLQQMMDSLERKRELATKGGGGEEDGPEGEEPDVEFYLKYFNSVQQEEATSAPMSPSLLPLWSVRGNGGGNQATGGGNSSERKMRSKAFQKCPICSKVIQGAGKLPRHIRTHTGEKPYECAICKVRFTRQDKLKVHMRKHTGEKPYLCTQCGAAFAHNYDLKNHMRVHTGLRPYQCSSCFKTFVRSDHLHRHLKKDGCNGIPSRRGRKPRIRDTELPEGPMELHGPEADIERGRRHPDRGTGTSVMEENHGSHTHSPAADGEGSEDLTSGQRNSVTS is encoded by the exons ATGTTGGGAGCCCTGAGAAGGTGTCAGGATCAG ACAGGCAGACGGACAGACGGCAGGACGGACGAACGGGTGGCGGCTGCGATTGGCGGCTCGGCGGCAGGCTGGTGGAAAATGTCGTCGGGAGCAGGTGGGCGGGGAAGACGTGAGGGGAGGGCCTGTGGGGGTACAGGCGAGGTAGAGGAAGGACCAGTGGGCATCCCCTTCCCCGAGCACAGTGCTGACCTGCTGGGCAGTCTCAATCGCCAACGGCTAAGTGGGCTACTGTGTGATGTGCTAATAGTGGCTCAAGAGAGCGAATTCCCTGCCCACCGCTCCGTGTTGGCTTCCTGCAGCACCTACTTTCACAAGCTTTTCACCTCGGGCATGGCTGCTGACCGCCAGAAAGTTTATGCGCTGGACTTTGTGCGGCCTGAGGCACTGGCCGCCCTTTTGGACTTTGCCTACACGGCCACACTCACAGTCAGCCGCAACAGTGTGGTTGACATCTTAAGCGCCGCCCGTGTGTTGGAGATCTCACCCGTTCAAGACGTCTGCACACACTTGCTGGACACCAAAGTGCTCTCCCCGCCG GCGGGTAGTGAGCAAGAAGAAGAACAGGAAGAGGAGGAACTAGGAAAGAATGGAAAAGAGCAGAGCATCCGGCTGCGTGCCCGTGAGTACTTGGAGTTCTTCCAGAGGGGGGCGCATTGGGATAGCAGCTGCAGCACGCCAGAGCTCAGGGACCTGCCTGCACACCTGCACTTTAGCCATCGCAATGGTGCTGACAGCAATGGCACACCCATCGGCCCTGCTGACTACTACTCCTCACTGGCCCAAGCCCTATCACGGCCACCTCGTGAACGCGAAGACGAGATTGTGGATGAGGAGTGCCAGGATGGACCTTCAGTTCTAGCTCGAGGGAAAGGTGCACAGGCTGTGATGTCCATTTATGCGCCAACTCAGAATGGACATTACTACCTCCATCAGACAGAGCCCAAATCAGAGATAAAGGTGGAGGGGACAGGTGAGTGTGAGCCTGAACAAGGCCCAGCCAGTGCTTTGCTACAACAGATGATGGACTCCTTGGAGCGGAAAAGGGAACTGGCCACAAAAGGTGGTGGAGGTGAGGAGGATGGACCGGAGGGTGAAGAGCCGGATGTGGAGTTTTACTTGAAGTACTTTAACAGTGTGCAGCAGGAGGAAGCCACCAGTGCCCCCATGTCTCCAAGTTTGCTACCACTGTGGTCAGTAAGGGGCAACGGAGGTGGAAATCAAGCGACTGGAGGGGGAAACAGCAGTGAGAGGAAGATGCGGTCTAAGGCCTTTCAGAAGTGCCCTATCTGCTCCAAGGTCATCCAAGGCGCAGGCAAGCTTCCACGCCACATCCGTACACACACAGGAGAAAAGCCCTACGAGTGCGCCATCTGCAAAGTGCGATTCACCAG GCAGGACAAGCTAAAGGTTCACATGCGCAAGCATACAGGAGAGAAGCCTTACCTGTGTACTCAGTGTGGTGCCGCCTTTGCCCACAACTACGACCTGAAGAATCACATGCGTGTGCACACGGGCTTGCGCCCCTACCAGTGCTCCAGCTGTTTTAAAACCTTCGTGCGCTCGGACCACCTCCACCGTCATCTCAAGAAAGACGGCTGCAACGGCATCCCTTCCCGTCGAGGCCGCAAGCCACGCATACGAGATACTGAGCTCCCGGAAGGTCCTATGGAACTTCATGGCCCAGAAGCAGACATTGAGAGAGGTCGGCGGCATCCGGACAGGGGCACTGGAACATCAGTCATGGAGGAAAATCACGGTAGTCACACGCACAGTCCGGCTGCTGATGGGGAAGGTAGTGAAGATTTGACCTCGGGACAAAGGAACTCTGTAACATCAtga